A single region of the Deltaproteobacteria bacterium genome encodes:
- a CDS encoding indolepyruvate oxidoreductase subunit beta, protein MNPEKNFYNLIITGVGGQGNVLSSQLIGQAFVHKGYFTTIGETYGASQRGGSVMSHIRISSKKQQSPLIPKGKADIIVALEPVEALRVLTHYGNPETVVIVNTRPIYPVDVISGKEAYPEFAEIEKSLETLSRKVYYVSATDQAMEMGSPILGNMIMIGALLQVNLLPLSMEEFRQTLSKNFNGKRLETNLQALEQGKKMEFHI, encoded by the coding sequence GTGAACCCGGAAAAAAACTTCTACAATCTCATCATTACCGGCGTGGGGGGGCAGGGGAATGTTCTTTCTTCGCAGCTGATTGGCCAGGCCTTCGTCCACAAAGGATATTTTACAACCATCGGTGAAACCTACGGCGCCTCCCAACGGGGAGGTTCGGTTATGAGTCACATCCGCATTTCCTCGAAAAAGCAGCAGAGCCCTTTGATTCCCAAGGGGAAAGCCGACATAATAGTGGCGTTGGAGCCCGTGGAAGCCCTGCGGGTCCTTACTCATTACGGGAACCCTGAAACAGTGGTCATCGTTAATACCCGCCCCATCTATCCGGTGGATGTAATTTCGGGTAAGGAAGCGTATCCGGAATTCGCCGAGATTGAAAAATCCCTCGAGACTCTTTCTCGGAAAGTCTATTATGTCTCTGCCACTGACCAGGCTATGGAAATGGGTTCGCCTATTCTGGGGAATATGATCATGATCGGAGCCCTCCTGCAAGTGAACCTTCTCCCTCTCAGCATGGAAGAGTTTCGCCAAACCCTCTCCAAAAATTTCAACGGCAAAAGGTTGGAAACAAACCTCCAGGCCTTGGAGCAAGGGAAGAAGATGGAATTCCACATATAA
- a CDS encoding universal stress protein: MAEIKKILYATDFSENSKWALTYALSFAQKYDAKLYILHIIQQPSYPLGMYAEISFDAMDKFNRNISDVSEKEMKNLCEVELKGFKNYESMIINGTPFVEIIRTAKEKEVELIVVGTHGRTGLDYVLFGSTAEKVVRKASCPVLSVRLPGKEVKNHKK, encoded by the coding sequence ATGGCTGAGATCAAAAAAATTCTTTATGCCACAGACTTTTCGGAAAATTCAAAGTGGGCCCTGACCTATGCCCTCTCTTTTGCCCAAAAATATGACGCCAAACTTTATATTTTGCACATCATCCAGCAACCCAGTTACCCGCTGGGAATGTATGCCGAAATCTCTTTCGATGCCATGGATAAGTTCAACCGTAATATCTCCGACGTTAGCGAAAAGGAGATGAAGAACCTTTGTGAAGTCGAACTGAAAGGATTTAAAAATTATGAAAGCATGATCATTAACGGGACCCCTTTTGTCGAGATCATTCGGACAGCCAAAGAAAAAGAAGTGGAATTGATCGTTGTTGGAACGCACGGCCGTACAGGGCTTGATTATGTTCTCTTTGGAAGCACTGCAGAAAAGGTAGTACGGAAAGCTTCTTGCCCGGTTCTAAGCGTCCGGCTTCCCGGAAAGGAAGTCAAAAACCATAAAAAATAG